A stretch of Cicer arietinum cultivar CDC Frontier isolate Library 1 chromosome 5, Cicar.CDCFrontier_v2.0, whole genome shotgun sequence DNA encodes these proteins:
- the LOC101513996 gene encoding uncharacterized protein isoform X4, with amino-acid sequence MKEAMARRRKLNIRHRASDNEGIQSTSNNTNSTNVEGSNVAETRSSPCHAEGVIRESVESHSIPSDIEVEEEQIEKEVEPKRARGPTKMLDVWEMEDGDLIIVNLDKYGRPIGEEGTTLTRFIGSVARRYQYAPINYKSWKVMPNDYKEEMLKLIEKKKLHLLYQMIGLTQINIVVWFIIGFLMKDKK; translated from the exons ATGAA AGAAGCAATGGCTCGAAGAAGAAAGTTAAATATTCGACATCGAGCAAGTGATAATGAAGGAATTCAGTCTACTTCAAATAATACAAACTCAACCAATGTAGAAGGAAGTAATGTTGCAGAAACTCGTTCTAGTCCTTGTCATGCAGAAGGTGTCATACGTGAGTCTGTAGAATCTCACTCAATTCCCTCTGATATAGAAGTTGAAgaagaacaaattgaaaaag aAGTAGAGCCTAAACGGGCTAGAGGTCCTACAAAAATGTTAGATGTATGGGAAATGGAAGATGGTGATTTAATAATCGTTAATTTGGACAAATATGGTCGACCCATTGGTGAGGAAGGGACAACTCTAACTCGTTTCATTGGTAGCGTAGCTAGAAGGTATCAATATGCTCCTATCAACTACAAGTCATGGAAAGTTATGCCAAATGATTACAAAGaagaaatgttgaaattaataGAG AAGAAGAAGTTGCATCTCTTGTACCAGATGATAGGGTTGACCCAAATCAATATCGTGGTTTGGTTCATCATTGGTTTTCTGATGAAGGACAA aaaataa
- the LOC101513996 gene encoding uncharacterized protein isoform X1, with translation MKEAMARRRKLNIRHRASDNEGIQSTSNNTNSTNVEGSNVAETRSSPCHAEGVIRESVESHSIPSDIEVEEEQIEKEVEPKRARGPTKMLDVWEMEDGDLIIVNLDKYGRPIGEEGTTLTRFIGSVARRYQYAPINYKSWKVMPNDYKEEMLKLIESKFEFVPPINDLTREMLKSELNEKWRQWKGDLKSMAYDPTKTEEEVASLVPDDRVDPNQYRGLVHHWFSDEGQKISKINRQNRAKFEDVHCMGSKSLPKFIDEKVYFYFYFYGFNLN, from the exons ATGAA AGAAGCAATGGCTCGAAGAAGAAAGTTAAATATTCGACATCGAGCAAGTGATAATGAAGGAATTCAGTCTACTTCAAATAATACAAACTCAACCAATGTAGAAGGAAGTAATGTTGCAGAAACTCGTTCTAGTCCTTGTCATGCAGAAGGTGTCATACGTGAGTCTGTAGAATCTCACTCAATTCCCTCTGATATAGAAGTTGAAgaagaacaaattgaaaaag aAGTAGAGCCTAAACGGGCTAGAGGTCCTACAAAAATGTTAGATGTATGGGAAATGGAAGATGGTGATTTAATAATCGTTAATTTGGACAAATATGGTCGACCCATTGGTGAGGAAGGGACAACTCTAACTCGTTTCATTGGTAGCGTAGCTAGAAGGTATCAATATGCTCCTATCAACTACAAGTCATGGAAAGTTATGCCAAATGATTACAAAGaagaaatgttgaaattaataGAG agtaaatttgagtttgttcctCCAATAAATGACTTAACAAGAGAAATGTTAAAATCTGAGCTGAATGAGAAATGGAGGCAATGGAAGGGTGATCTAAAGTCAATGGCATATGACCCTACTAAAACAGAAGAAGAAGTTGCATCTCTTGTACCAGATGATAGGGTTGACCCAAATCAATATCGTGGTTTGGTTCATCATTGGTTTTCTGATGAAGGACAA aaaataagtaaaattaataggcAAAATCGTGCTAAATTTGAAGATGTTCATTGTATGGGTTCAAAAAGTCTCCCAAAGTTTATTGATGAGAAggtttatttctatttctatttttatggctttaatttaaattaa
- the LOC101513996 gene encoding uncharacterized protein isoform X3, with amino-acid sequence MKEAMARRRKLNIRHRASDNEGIQSTSNNTNSTNVEGSNVAETRSSPCHAEGVIQVEPKRARGPTKMLDVWEMEDGDLIIVNLDKYGRPIGEEGTTLTRFIGSVARRYQYAPINYKSWKVMPNDYKEEMLKLIESKFEFVPPINDLTREMLKSELNEKWRQWKGDLKSMAYDPTKTEEEVASLVPDDRVDPNQYRGLVHHWFSDEGQKISKINRQNRAKFEDVHCMGSKSLPKFIDEKVYFYFYFYGFNLN; translated from the exons ATGAA AGAAGCAATGGCTCGAAGAAGAAAGTTAAATATTCGACATCGAGCAAGTGATAATGAAGGAATTCAGTCTACTTCAAATAATACAAACTCAACCAATGTAGAAGGAAGTAATGTTGCAGAAACTCGTTCTAGTCCTTGTCATGCAGAAGGTGTCATAC aAGTAGAGCCTAAACGGGCTAGAGGTCCTACAAAAATGTTAGATGTATGGGAAATGGAAGATGGTGATTTAATAATCGTTAATTTGGACAAATATGGTCGACCCATTGGTGAGGAAGGGACAACTCTAACTCGTTTCATTGGTAGCGTAGCTAGAAGGTATCAATATGCTCCTATCAACTACAAGTCATGGAAAGTTATGCCAAATGATTACAAAGaagaaatgttgaaattaataGAG agtaaatttgagtttgttcctCCAATAAATGACTTAACAAGAGAAATGTTAAAATCTGAGCTGAATGAGAAATGGAGGCAATGGAAGGGTGATCTAAAGTCAATGGCATATGACCCTACTAAAACAGAAGAAGAAGTTGCATCTCTTGTACCAGATGATAGGGTTGACCCAAATCAATATCGTGGTTTGGTTCATCATTGGTTTTCTGATGAAGGACAA aaaataagtaaaattaataggcAAAATCGTGCTAAATTTGAAGATGTTCATTGTATGGGTTCAAAAAGTCTCCCAAAGTTTATTGATGAGAAggtttatttctatttctatttttatggctttaatttaaattaa
- the LOC101514653 gene encoding uncharacterized protein — MCPCTKCANCHSYSRVCVYEHLTDPHRGFLRGYRQWIYHGEKPRTSSSATKQNVEMEHDMDGLVHDVFGIHSTEEPICGEGERILEVRENSKFYEFVKENEQMLYPNCKKYSKLSFMVHLYHLKCLHGWSDKSFSMLLDLLREALPEENVLPKSYYETKKIVSGLGLGYEKIHACSNDCILYWDKYVKYEVCPKCSTSRWKTTNGVVQGNGMETSERRKKIPAKILRWFPLKPRLQRLYMSSKVAESMRWHHESRLNDGSLRHPADSLAWKNFDARYPTFSLDPRNVRLGVASDGFNPFKTMNITHSTWLVILIPYNLPPWMCMKQPYFMLSLLIPGPKGPGNNIDIYLQPIVQELKELWDNGIETFDAYKKETFQLRAAMMWTINDFPAYANLSGWSTKGQYACPCCGIETTSQWLRHGKKICYMGHRRWLSPKLKWRLNSRDFDGTQELRIPPKRLDETDILIQIDECREKGLANGAQPWKKKSIFFTLPYWQYNVLRHNLDVMHIEKNVCDNIIGTLLNQEGKSKDNYKARDDLVDMGIRSMLHPQPSPNITTMCLPRACYQMTNKEKESFLSIIKNVKTPDECSSNIPRCVHVKQHKMFELKSYDCHVLMQELLPVALRGSLPDKVTSVLVDLCNFFKQICSKVLNVEFLSQLESQIVITLCQLETIFPPSFFTVMMHLVIHLAHEAQVAGPVQYRWMYPIERFLLTLKSFVRNRAHPEGSIAEGFLANECLTFCSQYLSGVETRFNRPNRNDDEVFGRPLGIKKQQKLRLGKRKKIQRMDEQKSSEVTHELRWLSRGPSEVVRRYTGYAINGFRFHTKKRERFLKTQNSGVVVKTKTLKDEINYYGAITDILLLDYSGKYKVVLFKCDWVDINKGIKKDKFGMTLVSFKFLKHTGKNICDDPFVFASQAKKVFYIYDERNKDWPVVLNAKVRDIYDMGDDESNEIEEIHGQLMGDTSEANQNVNDLVRLEVEDDNDFFEVVDVDNMDDDEEDE; from the exons ATGTGCCCTTGTACAAAATGTGCCAATTGCCACTCTTATTCTCGCGTATGTGTTTATGAACACTTAACAGATCCACATCGTGGATTTCTTAGAGGCTATAGACAATGGATATATCATGGTGAAAAACCTAGAACTTCAAGTAGCGCTACTAAACAAAATGTAGAAATGGAGCATGACATGGATGGATTAGTTCATGATGTATTTGGAATTCATTCTACAGAAGAGCCAATTTGTGGTGAAGGTGAAAGAATTCTCGAAGTTAGagaaaactctaaattttaCGAATTTGTAAAGGAGAATGAGCAAATGCTTTACCCCAACTGTAAGAAGTATAGCAAGCTATCATTTATGGTACATTTGTATCATTTAAAGTGTCTTCATGGGTGGAGTGACAAGTCATTCTCCATGTTGCTTGATTTACTAAGAGAGGCTTTACCAGAAGAAAATGTTTTGCCAAAGTCATATTATGAAACTAAAAAGATTGTTTCAGGATTAGGTTTGGGGTATGAGAAGATCCATGCTTGTTCCAATGATTGCATATTATATTGGGATAAATATGTCAAATATGAAGTATGTCCAAAGTGTAGTACGTCAAGGTGGAAAACAACAAATGGAGTCGTACAAGGTAATGGAATGGAGACTTCTGAGAGGCGAAAGAAGATACCAGCAAAGATCCTTCGATGGTTTCCATTGAAACCAAGGTTGCAAAGGTTATACATGTCCTCCAAAGTTGCAGAATCAATGAGATGGCACCATGAGAGTAGATTGAATGATGGTTCTCTTAGGCATCCAGCTGATTCCCTTGCTTGGAAGAATTTTGACGCTCGATATCCAACATTTTCGTTAGATCCTCGTAATGTTCGATTAGGAGTGGCTTCAGATGGTTTCAATCCTTTCAAGACTATGAATATTACTCATAGCACTTGGCTTGTCATTCTAattccttacaatcttcctccttgGATGTGCATGAAACAACCATACTTCATGTTATCACTATTAATTCCGGGTCCAAAAGGTCCTGGAAATAACATTGACATTTATCTGCAACCAATAGTACAAGAGTTGAAAGAGTTATGGGATAATGGAATTGAAACATTTGATGCCTATAAGAAAGAGACATTTCAACTTCGTGCAGCTATGATGTGGACTATTAATGACTTTCCAGCATATGCTAACTTGTCTGGATGGAGTACTAAAGGTCAATATGCATGTCCATGTTGTGGTATTGAAACTACCTCGCAGTGGTTACGTCATGGTAAAAAAATTTGCTACATGGGTCATCGTCGTTGGTTATCTCCCAAACTTAAGTGGAGATTGAATAGTAGGGATTTTGATGGAACACAAGAGCTAAGGATCCCTCCTAAAAGACTTGATGAGACTGATATTTTAATACAAATAGATGAATGTAGAGAAAAAGGTCTAGCAAATGGAGCACAACCTTGGAAAAAGAAGAGCATTTTCTTCACATTGCCTTATTGGCAATATAATGTATTGCGTCATAATCTTGATGTGATGCACATTGAAAAGAACGTATGTGACAATATTATTGGTACATTGTTAAACCAAGAGGGAAAATCCAAAGATAATTATAAGGCACGAGATGATCTTGTAGATATGGGCATAAGAAGTATGCTCCATCCTCAACCAAGTCCTAATATAACTACAATGTGTTTGCCTAGAGCATGCTATCAAATGACTAACAAAGAAAAAGAATCTTTCCTAAGCATTATCAAGAATgtaaaaactccagatgaatgCTCATCAAACATCCCACGTTGTGTGCATGTCAAGCAACACAAGATGTTTGAATTAAAAAGTTACGATTGTCATGTTTTGATGCAAGAGCTTCTTCCAGTAGCATTACGGGGTTCATTGCCAGATAAAGTCACTTCAGTGTTAGTTGATCTTTGCAATTTCTTCAAGCAAATTTGTTCTAAGGTACTTAATGTGGAATTTCTATCACAATTGGAGTCTCAAATAGTTATCACACTTTGTCAGTTGGAAACAATTtttcctccttcattttttaCTGTTATGATGCATTTGGTAATTCATTTGGCACACGAAGCCCAAGTTGCTGGACCGGTACAAtatcgatggatgtatccgattgAGAG GTTTCTTCTTACTCTTAAGTCCTTTGTACGTAATAGAGCCCATCCAGAAGGATCAATTGCAGAGGGATTTTTGGCCAATGAATGTTTGACGTTTTGTTCGCAATATCTATCTGGGGTAGAAACTAGGTTCAATAGACCTAACAGAAATGACGATGAAGTCTTTGGAAGGCCATTAGGgataaagaaacaacaaaagttACGATTAGGGAAGAGGAAGAAA ATCCAGCGTATGGATGAACAAAAGAGCTCAGAAGTTACTCATGAACTTAGATGGTTATCCCGTGGACCATCTGAGGTAGTAAGAAGATACACAGGTTATGCGATTAATGGTTTTAGATTCCACacaaagaagagagagagatttttgaaaacacaaaatAGTGGAGTTGTTGTAAAGACAAAGACCTTAAAAGATGAAATTAATTACTATGGGGCAATAACTGATATACTGTTGTTGGATTATTCTGGAAAGTACAAGGTTGTGTTATTTAAATGTGATTGGGTTGATATTAATAAAGGTATCAAGAAAGATAAGTTTGGCATGACGCTTGtcagtttcaaatttttaaaacatactgGGAAAAATATTTGTGATGACCCATTTGTGTTTGCATCACAAGCTAAAAAggtgttttatatatatgatgagAGAAACAAGGATTGGCCTGTTGTTCTCaatgcaaaagttagggatatCTATGATATGGGTGATGACGAATctaatgaaattgaagaaattcaTGGGCAACTAATGGGCGATACAAGTGAAGCtaatcaaaatgttaatgatttggTTAGGCTTGAagttgaagatgataatgatttttttgaagttgttgatgttgatAATATGGATGATGATGAGGAAGACGAATGA
- the LOC101514333 gene encoding uncharacterized protein — protein METLTSLEHLSLSYLPKLPLPLCERACLPPKLRTICIESVRITTPIFEWGLQRLTAFSNLSIAGDDDIVNTLLKERLLPISLMFLNIYNLSEMKSFEGKGLRHLSSLETLCLYDFLRLEYLSEDTLPSSLKILRIAKCPLLEARYKTQRWEHLSIPVLEINDEVII, from the coding sequence ATGGAAACTCTGACCTCTTTGGAACATTTGTCTCTCTCATATCTTCCAAAGCTACCTTTACCATTGTGTGAAAGAGCTTGCCTACCTCCCAAATTACGAACTATTTGTATTGAATCAGTGAGAATAACAACACCTATATTTGAATGGGGTCTCCAACGCCTTACTGCTTTTTCAAATTTGAGTATTGCAGGTGATGATGATATTGTTAACACCTTGTTGAAGGAGCGATTGCTGCCGATTTCCCTTATGTTTCTGAATATCTATAATCTCTCTGAAATGAAATCCTTTGAAGGAAAGGGACTTCGACATCTTTCCTCTTTAGAAACACTTTGCCTTTATGATTTTCTAAGGCTTGAGTATTTGTCAGAAGACACATTGCCTTCCTCTCTTAAGATACTGAGAATCGCAAAATGCCCTCTATTAGAAGCAAGGTATAAAACTCAGAGGTGGGAGCATCTGTCCATCCCCGTCTTAGAAATAAATGATGAAGTGATAATATGA
- the LOC101508738 gene encoding uncharacterized protein, which yields MSWKDDIFYQVQGPDKNGRVRCMGKIPHSKKSKVCASENEELRERVKNMENLLANVMTLIQNRFSGADVNDIIQAARQVPDATSAQNHLNSLSPNNNENNENGED from the exons ATGTCTTGGAAGGATGACATATTTTATCAAGTACAAGGACCTGATAAAAACGGACGTGTGCGATGTATGGGCAAGATTCCTCATTCTAAAAAATCGAAGGTTTGTGCATCTGAAAATGAAGAGTTGCGCGAAAGAGTTAAGAATATGGAAAACTTGTTAGCAAATGTGATGACTTTAATTCAAAATCGATTTTCTGGAGCAGATGTTAATGATATAATACAAGCTGCAAGACAG GTTCCTGATGCTACTAGTGctcaaaaccatttgaattcacttagtccaaacaacaacgaaaataatgaaaatg gtgaagattaa
- the LOC101513996 gene encoding uncharacterized protein isoform X2 — protein sequence MARRRKLNIRHRASDNEGIQSTSNNTNSTNVEGSNVAETRSSPCHAEGVIRESVESHSIPSDIEVEEEQIEKEVEPKRARGPTKMLDVWEMEDGDLIIVNLDKYGRPIGEEGTTLTRFIGSVARRYQYAPINYKSWKVMPNDYKEEMLKLIESKFEFVPPINDLTREMLKSELNEKWRQWKGDLKSMAYDPTKTEEEVASLVPDDRVDPNQYRGLVHHWFSDEGQKISKINRQNRAKFEDVHCMGSKSLPKFIDEKVYFYFYFYGFNLN from the exons ATGGCTCGAAGAAGAAAGTTAAATATTCGACATCGAGCAAGTGATAATGAAGGAATTCAGTCTACTTCAAATAATACAAACTCAACCAATGTAGAAGGAAGTAATGTTGCAGAAACTCGTTCTAGTCCTTGTCATGCAGAAGGTGTCATACGTGAGTCTGTAGAATCTCACTCAATTCCCTCTGATATAGAAGTTGAAgaagaacaaattgaaaaag aAGTAGAGCCTAAACGGGCTAGAGGTCCTACAAAAATGTTAGATGTATGGGAAATGGAAGATGGTGATTTAATAATCGTTAATTTGGACAAATATGGTCGACCCATTGGTGAGGAAGGGACAACTCTAACTCGTTTCATTGGTAGCGTAGCTAGAAGGTATCAATATGCTCCTATCAACTACAAGTCATGGAAAGTTATGCCAAATGATTACAAAGaagaaatgttgaaattaataGAG agtaaatttgagtttgttcctCCAATAAATGACTTAACAAGAGAAATGTTAAAATCTGAGCTGAATGAGAAATGGAGGCAATGGAAGGGTGATCTAAAGTCAATGGCATATGACCCTACTAAAACAGAAGAAGAAGTTGCATCTCTTGTACCAGATGATAGGGTTGACCCAAATCAATATCGTGGTTTGGTTCATCATTGGTTTTCTGATGAAGGACAA aaaataagtaaaattaataggcAAAATCGTGCTAAATTTGAAGATGTTCATTGTATGGGTTCAAAAAGTCTCCCAAAGTTTATTGATGAGAAggtttatttctatttctatttttatggctttaatttaaattaa